One Bacillota bacterium genomic window, CTGGGCAGATAAAGTGGCGGCCCTGGCCGATGACCAGTATTTTAGTATCCATGCCCGGAAGGGTGTAATTGCCATCCTGGACAAAAAGACTGGCGCCAGTCAGTCCATGGTGTTTGGACGGCTGGCCCTGGGCAGTGATTCCCACACCAAGGGCGGGGGCCTCACCCCGCTGGTGAAAGGGAATATCCTCGCCGGGCCGACGGCAACCGAGGTGCCTCACCGGGAGGATTACAGCACCAGCTCCGAAGACATGGAATTCCTGTTTCGACGGCATCTACCACTAAATCGCACACTCCGTCCCCGGGACGTGATTACCTACTTCGCCGGCACCCGGGCCTGTACTTTTGAGGAGGATTTCATAATCGAGCCCTCCCGGGATGTGACCAACTTAATCCATGTAGCTGGAATTCAGTCACCCGGCCTCGCTTCGGCGCCGGCGATTGCCGAAGATGTGGCCGAGATGGCGGTGGATTCATTGCAAAAACAGATGGAAGTGCGACCAAATACGCGGTTTAATCCCAAGAGGCAAGGACCACCTGAGCCGTTAAAACTCTCGTTTCCGGAGCGGAACAAGTTAATTGCAACCGAACCCGCGTATGGAAGAATCGTTTGTCGCTGCGAGTTAATTTCCGAGGGCGAAATCATCGCCGCCCTCCGGAGCCCGTTGCCTGCCACCAACCTGGATGCTCTGAAACGGCGGGTAAGGGCTGGAATGGGTCGCTGTCAGGGTGGTTTCTGCACACCGGCTTTGATTGGCATTATTGCCCGGGAGGTAGCTCGGGATGTGACAACAATTACCAAGCGGGAGCCGGGCAGCGAGTTAGTTGCCGGGTTAACAAAAGCCGGGGGGGAGAGCAATGCTGAGCAGTGATGTGCTTGTAATTGGCGGCGGACCGGCAGGCCTGGCGGCGGCCATTGCCGCTCATGAGCAGGGCGCCAGCGTTCTGCTGGTGGAGCGGGAGCAGCGTCTGGGCGGCATTCTCAAACAGTGTATACACGACGGCTTTGGTATCGTTCGCTATAAGGAGAAGTTGTCGGGACCCGAGTACGCTCAGAGGGATATTGGCCAATTGCGTAAACGGGATATTCAGGTGCTGACCGGGACGTATGTGATGGAGCTGGACAGAAGTGAGACGGGTTTCAGGCTGATGCTCCAGAACCCGGAACAGGGTATGTTTCCGGTCCAAACCCGGGCGCTGGTGGCGGCCACCGGTTGCCGCGAGCGCACTTCCCGCCAGGTCTTTATCCACGGCGATCGGCCCGCCGGTGTTTATACGGCGGGCACCGCCCAGAGCATGGTAAATATTCACGGCTGGCTGCCCGGCAGGAAGTGCGTAATCCTCGGCTCCGGGGACATCGGCCTGATCATGGCCCGGCGCCTGGCCTTAGAGGGTGCAGAGGTTGTGGGGGTGTACGAGATTAAGACCGAGCC contains:
- a CDS encoding NAD(P)/FAD-dependent oxidoreductase; the protein is MEQLARVRKSLIAKGFRQLEVRENRGALVLEGIVDSWQQYIAAGYTVVGYGFRGVVNNLSVKGLTPAPMTLPTLQDQVLTGEAVDVAIVGGGIIGCAVARELMRWNLSVAVLEKEDDVAKHTSSRNNGMVHPAMAVKLGSKKHHYNLRGNRAYKQVAAELGFELNWPGSAAVLEKSWHRLLAPLARIQAKQKGVQGVRMLGPGALRRLEPNVGAGQRGALLLPETGVVAPYKVTVAYAENAIQNGAQFFLNTVVLGFDMEAGRIVGVRTNRGTLRARLVINAAGVWADKVAALADDQYFSIHARKGVIAILDKKTGASQSMVFGRLALGSDSHTKGGGLTPLVKGNILAGPTATEVPHREDYSTSSEDMEFLFRRHLPLNRTLRPRDVITYFAGTRACTFEEDFIIEPSRDVTNLIHVAGIQSPGLASAPAIAEDVAEMAVDSLQKQMEVRPNTRFNPKRQGPPEPLKLSFPERNKLIATEPAYGRIVCRCELISEGEIIAALRSPLPATNLDALKRRVRAGMGRCQGGFCTPALIGIIAREVARDVTTITKREPGSELVAGLTKAGGESNAEQ